Within the Chloroflexota bacterium genome, the region AACCCGGCTATGTGGATACCGAATTGCTGCAAGCCGCAGGCGGGGCCAATTTTTGGGTGATTTCGCCTGAACAGGCTGCCGACGACATCTGGAAGGCGATCCGCAAACGCAAGCAGGTCATATTTACCCCGGCGCGTTGGCGGCTGGTGGGGCTGATTTTACAGCATATTCCCTCGGTCATTTTCCGGCGCTTATCATTCTAAAAATCACCACAAAGCTCAAAAACTCGAAGAATTGCCTTGTTATTTTTCTTAGTGTCTTCGTGCCTTTGTGGTTAAAGTTTTTTTCCGCCCATCCAGATTAAATCCTTCTGGTTCACCCACATCAAAACTCATGCTTGAACTCAACCGCTTACAAAAACTGACCGGTTTCGGGCGCGCTCACGGCAGCCTGGGCTATCTCTACCGACCCACCCACGTTGAACAAATTAACGAAATTTTTGCTCTGGCGCGTCAGAACGGCTTGAGTATTGGCCTGCGCGGCGCGGGGCGCAGCTATGGCGACGCAGCCCTCAACAGCGGTCAGATTGTGCTCGACATGCAGCGCATGAACCGCATTCTGGCATGGAATCCCGAAACCGGGATTATCCGCATTGAGCCGGGTGTGACCATCCAGCAACTTTGGCAATACACCATCGAAGATGGCTGGTGGCCTGCCGTGGTACCTGGCACAATGGCTCCCACTATTGGCGGCTGCCTGGCGATGAATGTACACGGCAAAAACAACTACCGCGCCGGAACCTTCGGAGACCATGTGCTTGAATTCACAGCGCTACTGTCCAACGGCGAGAGCGTCACCGTTACGCCGGGTGAAAATGCCGATTTGTTTTACAGCATGATCGGCAGTCTGGGCGTGCTGGGAGTGTTCACATCGATCACATTGCAACTCAAGCGCATTTATTCCGGCAATCTATCGGTAGAAGCCTGGGCGCCCCGCGATCTGGCCCAGCAAATTAACGATCTGGAAGCCCGTAAAGATACGGATGATTATATTGTCAGTTGGATTGATGGATTAGCGAACAGCACGGCTCTGGGACGCGGCCAGATTCATGCCGCCAACTATCTGGACCCGGGAGTTGATCCTGCCCCCCAGCAGACGCTGCGCCTCGAGCATCAAACCCTACCCGATACACTCATGGGCGTAGTGCCGTCTTCAATTTTGTGGCGGCTCATGTCCCCATGGATGAACAACCCCGGCACGCGCCTGATCAACGCCGGAAAATACTACGCCTCGCGCCTGGGAGATCATAAAACCATCCGACAGCCACACGCTGCCTTCCATTTTTTGCTCGACTATATCCCAAACTGGATTCAATCCTATGGCCCCCAGGGCTTGATTCAATACCAGAGCATTATCCCCACCGAAAACGCCGCGGCTGCCTTCAGCGAAATGCTGCGCCTGACTCATAAACGCGGCCTGCCTTCGTATCTGGTGGTACTCAAACGCCACCGCCCTGATGATTTTCTGCTCTCCCATGCCGTGGATGGCTACTCGCTGGCCTTCGATTTCAAAGTCACTCGCAACAACCGCGCCGGATTGCAGCGTATGGCGAGCGAACTCAACCAGATCGTACTCGCAGCCAACGGACGCTTTTATTTCGCCAAAGATAGCACACTAACTTTGGGAGATACCGCACAATTTTTGGGCGCTGAAACATTGGCAAAATTCAAAGTGTTGAAAAGCTGCTACGACCCCCAAAATTTGCTGCAAAGCGATTTATACAAACGAGTTTTTTGAGAAACAGGGATTTTTAACCGCTAAGGACACGAAGACTCACGAATAAATTTTGTCTCCCTTCGTATCCTTAGTGATTCAGTTTTTATACCGTTATTTCCTTCAGATAAACTTCGATAGCCCGCTCCAGCTTCGCCGGGCTAAAATCCCAGGGGCCTAAACCGGCAGCATATTCCACACGCCCATCCACACCAATTAAATATAAACGCGTCGGCCAGGCTGCATATGCCTTATTGACCGAATCATCCATATCATCTACATAGGTGCGAATGCCATATTGCAGCGCATCCTGGCATTGCCCGGCCACAGCGCGCCGCTCGTCCAAGCTCACCGGATCGTAAATATCGGTGGCCACCTTTGAGCGCGAAAGTTTCAGCAGCAGGCTCATCGGGCCTTTGCCAAACCACCAACCATCTACTGGATGTGCTTCACGAATGTAGATCGATAGAAATTGCACTTCTTGATGATATTTGGCGTATAAATCCTGGAGACCCACGGTCCCATTGACAAAGGGCGGTC harbors:
- a CDS encoding FAD-binding oxidoreductase; this encodes MLELNRLQKLTGFGRAHGSLGYLYRPTHVEQINEIFALARQNGLSIGLRGAGRSYGDAALNSGQIVLDMQRMNRILAWNPETGIIRIEPGVTIQQLWQYTIEDGWWPAVVPGTMAPTIGGCLAMNVHGKNNYRAGTFGDHVLEFTALLSNGESVTVTPGENADLFYSMIGSLGVLGVFTSITLQLKRIYSGNLSVEAWAPRDLAQQINDLEARKDTDDYIVSWIDGLANSTALGRGQIHAANYLDPGVDPAPQQTLRLEHQTLPDTLMGVVPSSILWRLMSPWMNNPGTRLINAGKYYASRLGDHKTIRQPHAAFHFLLDYIPNWIQSYGPQGLIQYQSIIPTENAAAAFSEMLRLTHKRGLPSYLVVLKRHRPDDFLLSHAVDGYSLAFDFKVTRNNRAGLQRMASELNQIVLAANGRFYFAKDSTLTLGDTAQFLGAETLAKFKVLKSCYDPQNLLQSDLYKRVF